One Deltaproteobacteria bacterium genomic window, TCAGGATGATCAGGCAGAGGAAAATCGCGCTGAAACTTTGCCGCATCGCGACGAATTTTGAAGGCTTGCTCGCGTCGTTTTTTGGGCGTATCTGGCCCAATTGCTGCCGCTTCGGCGACATTGGTTTCTCCAGTCATGGACCCAAGGCCAACGGTATCAGCAACAACACCGGCGGCAGTAAGAGTGCCGACTCTGGTCAGAAACGTCCGCCGACTGACAGATTTTTCCTCACTGATTTTTCGTTCTTGGTGTTTTTGTTTTACATTGCCCCCTTGATCTGGACGCTTCTCTACCATTCCTTATTCTCTCCTTGTTCTTGATGACTCAGGAGAGCGTGTCCCCTCCACCTCCCCGTGACATCTGACAGTATCTGCTGGAAATCGTAGCATGCCCGCTAGAGCACCCTCAAATATCCCCTCTTTCCCGTCAGCAACGTTTGACCATCCAGGACAATTCTCGTATACGTTTCCCAGCCAGGGGGCAGACTCAATCGTGGTGCTCCCGTAATTCGTGACAATGAAGGGATATCTCACATGAAGTTTCACCTCTTCGTTTATGCTACCTTAGGGCGTCGGCATGAGTTAGCTGCCGGTATGGCGGGAAAACGTCCAGAACTCTACCAACGTATGTTGGATGAAGTTGCGCAGATTACACGCTTTGCCGATGAAGCAGGCTACGCTGGTATTGGTCATCCTGAACACCATTTACAAATCGAAGGCTTTGAAGCCAGCAATGAACCCGGCTTGCTCTCCATGTGGATGGGACAACACAGCAAGCGCCTGCGCATCAACATGGTGGGTTTTGTTGCCCCCACACATAATCCAGTCCGTACTGCTGAGTACATTGCGACGTTGGATCACATGCTCCGCGGTCGCTTGGGCGTTGGCATCGTCCGAGGCTATCAAGCGCGTTGGGTTCATAACTTCCGTATTCGCCAGGACCTCAACGCTGTGGGAGATTGGAACCGCAACAGCGAAGACGACAATATCAACCGGGAATACTTCAAAGAGTTTGTTGATATCGTTCTGACTGCTTGGAAAAAAGATACATTTAGTTACCATGGCAAGTATTTCACTATTCCGCCTAAGGATATGATCAATCCGCACGTGCAGCCGGTCTACACTAAGTATGGTACTGGCGTAGACGCTGATATGCGTGTGCGTGAGATTGGTATTGCGCCCAAGCCGTTTCAGAATCCCCATCCTCCCCTATACGGCGGGTTCACGCATAGTATGCGGACTGCCCTCTTCTGGGCGCAATATGCCGGAAAACCGATTGTCCTCGCTTCGGATTTACAATTCTGCAAGAACCTCTGGCGAGCATACAACGAAGAAGCTGCTAAGCATGGACATAACGTTCAGCCTGGAGACGAAGCAGCATGGGGCGGTTCGCTGATCTGTGCTCCGACAATGGCAACCGCACAGGAATGGTCACAAGACGTGAAATGGATGTGGGACCAATGGTTCGTGCCGTTCGCGCAAGGTCATCCAGAGTATCTGGTCGGCGACCCAGATTTCATCTCACGACGCATTGAAGAAGCGGCAAAGACGTTTCCGATCAAAGAATGCTTCTTCCTTCTGCCCCAAGGGATCTCGCCAATCGAGCAAGTCTTAAGTTCGTTGGAATTGTTTGCCAAGAAGGTGATGCCGCGGTTTGCGGACTAGCAATCGTACCAGGCACGGCCGGTAGCGCTATCTCAGACTCCTGTCGTGCCGCAATTCAACTGATACCGGGCAATACCCTCATTGCCGTTCCCCACATACGTCACACTCTCGCAAAGATCACAGACTATTGCGATACCGCGTCCGTAGCGCTCTGCTTTCCGTGCAACGCTGTCCAACATCACCGCCTCATGATCGAATCCGCGACCATTATCTTTGACACGGATTTGCAAGCATTGCGGCTCCGCGTGCCACACATGCTCAATCTCAACCTCAATCTGCCCTGACCGTAAGACGCGCAAACGTTCAGCGCGCACGCGCGTATATTCCTCAAAGCCACCAGCTAATTCCTTAAGCCGGGAGTCCACCTCAAGCACACCATGATCAAGAGCATTATTGAATAATTCGGAAACAATGTGGTAGGTGCACCTCTATGTTAATGAACGCTCCCTCTACGTATTTCTGTCACGGATTCTACGTAGTTTTTGTTAAGGATCGCCCTTCCCAACTGGTAAAGGATTTTGGCATCCTATGGTGCCGGGGCGACGAGTGACCGAAACTGTCAGGTAAGGGCTGGAATTGGCGTTCCTTCAGAGTGGTACGTTAAGATTGGTGATGAATGCTAAATCGGGCCATAAAACATTC contains:
- a CDS encoding LLM class flavin-dependent oxidoreductase, producing MKFHLFVYATLGRRHELAAGMAGKRPELYQRMLDEVAQITRFADEAGYAGIGHPEHHLQIEGFEASNEPGLLSMWMGQHSKRLRINMVGFVAPTHNPVRTAEYIATLDHMLRGRLGVGIVRGYQARWVHNFRIRQDLNAVGDWNRNSEDDNINREYFKEFVDIVLTAWKKDTFSYHGKYFTIPPKDMINPHVQPVYTKYGTGVDADMRVREIGIAPKPFQNPHPPLYGGFTHSMRTALFWAQYAGKPIVLASDLQFCKNLWRAYNEEAAKHGHNVQPGDEAAWGGSLICAPTMATAQEWSQDVKWMWDQWFVPFAQGHPEYLVGDPDFISRRIEEAAKTFPIKECFFLLPQGISPIEQVLSSLELFAKKVMPRFAD
- a CDS encoding ATP-binding protein, translated to MVSELFNNALDHGVLEVDSRLKELAGGFEEYTRVRAERLRVLRSGQIEVEIEHVWHAEPQCLQIRVKDNGRGFDHEAVMLDSVARKAERYGRGIAIVCDLCESVTYVGNGNEGIARYQLNCGTTGV